Part of the Gemmatimonadota bacterium genome is shown below.
CTCACCGCACCTGCCCCATAGGCCATTCCGAGGTCGGCCTACCTTGCCACGTTGATCGCCTGAAGAATCGCCCGCCTGGGGGACGGCTAAACCAGCTACTAATAGCGATTCCCCAAAAGTGCTCAAAGGATCTGTCCTTTAGATTCGCGTCACCGAAGTCGTAGTGCGACAGGACCTCGTCGAGAAATGACTCTCCGTAAACCCAGAACCCATAGAAATCTTTAGCGGGATCCGTGATTTCGACGTCCCCCCAGTCTATGATTCCAGTAAGTCTTCCGGTCGAGGGATCATGATAGATGTGTTTGTACCAGAGGTCGT
Proteins encoded:
- a CDS encoding phosphotransferase; the protein is DLWYKHIYHDPSTGRLTGIIDWGDVEITDPAKDFYGFWVYGESFLDEVLSHYDFGDANLKDRSFEHFWGIAISSWFSRPPGGRFFRRSTWQGRPTSEWPMGQVR